A region from the Oceanidesulfovibrio marinus genome encodes:
- a CDS encoding O-acetyl-ADP-ribose deacetylase, producing the protein MKKFCWNLEGGALCLLQGDITAARVDAVVNAANSSLAGGGGVDGAIHRAAGPQLLEACMRIVAEQGRLPAGQAVTTPGFNMPAKYVIHTVGPIWRGGNAGEPETLRSAWLESLREAEANGAAVVAFPAISTGVYGYPVELAAPLALKTAAESLASMRVEAVHVYLHGESSWQAWSVAARDLLGEPHETEQ; encoded by the coding sequence ATGAAGAAATTCTGCTGGAACCTCGAAGGCGGCGCGTTGTGCCTTCTGCAGGGCGACATCACCGCCGCCCGCGTGGACGCCGTGGTCAACGCCGCGAACTCCTCTCTGGCCGGAGGCGGCGGCGTGGACGGCGCCATCCACCGCGCGGCCGGTCCCCAGCTTCTGGAAGCGTGCATGCGGATCGTGGCCGAACAGGGCAGGCTCCCGGCCGGCCAGGCCGTGACCACCCCCGGATTCAACATGCCGGCAAAGTACGTGATCCACACCGTGGGGCCTATCTGGCGCGGTGGCAACGCCGGCGAGCCGGAGACTCTGCGCTCCGCCTGGCTGGAAAGTCTGCGGGAGGCCGAGGCCAACGGCGCGGCCGTTGTGGCCTTCCCGGCCATCAGCACCGGCGTGTACGGCTACCCGGTGGAGCTGGCTGCGCCCCTGGCCCTGAAGACGGCGGCGGAATCGCTGGCGTCCATGCGCGTGGAGGCGGTGCATGTCTACCTCCATGGCGAATCGTCCTGGCAGGCGTGGTCCGTTGCGGCCCGCGACCTGCTGGGTGAACCACACGAGACGGAGCAATAA
- the hslV gene encoding ATP-dependent protease subunit HslV — MNSNEIQTNLRGTTILAVKTATGMAMAGDGQVTLGQSIAVKHSARKVRRIYNDRVLAGFAGATADAFTLFERFEGKLEEFRGNLVRSAVELAKDWRKDKYLRRLEAMLLVADADSILLLSGTGDVIEPDDGIASIGSGSAYALAAARALVRNTDLDAETIARKSMEIAAELCVFTNNNVVLETITK, encoded by the coding sequence ATGAATTCCAACGAGATACAGACGAACCTGCGCGGCACCACCATTCTGGCGGTCAAGACAGCGACGGGCATGGCCATGGCCGGCGACGGCCAGGTGACCCTGGGCCAGTCCATCGCCGTGAAGCATTCCGCGCGCAAGGTGCGGCGCATATACAACGACAGGGTGCTGGCCGGATTCGCCGGCGCCACTGCCGACGCCTTCACCCTCTTCGAGCGGTTCGAGGGCAAGCTGGAGGAGTTCCGGGGCAACCTGGTGCGCTCCGCCGTGGAGCTGGCCAAGGACTGGCGCAAGGACAAGTACCTGCGCCGGCTGGAGGCCATGCTTCTGGTGGCGGACGCGGACTCCATCCTGCTCCTTTCCGGCACAGGCGACGTCATTGAGCCGGACGACGGCATCGCCTCCATCGGCTCTGGCAGCGCCTATGCCCTGGCCGCAGCCCGCGCCCTGGTGCGCAACACGGACCTGGACGCCGAGACCATCGCGCGCAAGTCCATGGAGATCGCGGCGGAGCTCTGCGTCTTCACCAACAACAACGTGGTTCTCGAAACCATCACCAAATAA
- the ispE gene encoding 4-(cytidine 5'-diphospho)-2-C-methyl-D-erythritol kinase codes for MDTASDQPLAVLTPGCKVNLHLRIGPKREDGYHELETFFYPLPEPHDVLTIRTGTAGGGCVFSCDPLLPGDGPNLVERAYAEYAKASGFAPDIAVHLEKRIPAGAGLGGGSSDAAAMLRWLEYAAGDKALGETHLARIAVGLGADVPFFLLGEPAWAGGVGDELTPAQMDWGSMTLLLLDPHVHVSTGWAYGAWDGYVMENPAQRIPLTSKAAEHKKTLFPAGTVLGNDFERVVFSGFPALRRLKESLLAEGASVALLSGSGACLFGLFRSPEQAKKAGQRISATPPPGIERLDILCMLEA; via the coding sequence ATGGACACCGCCTCCGACCAGCCTCTGGCCGTTCTCACCCCGGGCTGCAAGGTGAACCTCCACCTGCGCATCGGGCCGAAGCGAGAGGACGGCTACCACGAGCTGGAGACGTTCTTCTACCCGCTGCCCGAGCCGCACGACGTGCTGACCATCCGGACGGGAACGGCTGGCGGAGGCTGCGTTTTTTCATGCGATCCCCTGCTGCCGGGTGACGGCCCCAACCTGGTGGAGCGGGCCTATGCCGAATATGCGAAAGCCTCTGGCTTTGCCCCGGACATCGCCGTGCATCTGGAAAAACGCATTCCAGCTGGAGCCGGCCTGGGCGGCGGCAGCTCGGACGCAGCGGCCATGCTCCGCTGGCTGGAGTATGCGGCCGGGGACAAGGCCCTGGGCGAGACGCACCTGGCGCGCATTGCCGTGGGGCTGGGCGCGGACGTGCCCTTCTTCCTGCTCGGCGAGCCGGCCTGGGCCGGCGGCGTGGGCGACGAGCTCACCCCGGCGCAGATGGACTGGGGCTCCATGACTCTGCTGCTGCTCGATCCGCACGTCCATGTGTCCACCGGGTGGGCGTACGGCGCGTGGGACGGGTACGTGATGGAGAATCCAGCACAGCGTATCCCCTTGACAAGCAAAGCGGCGGAGCATAAGAAGACACTCTTTCCAGCGGGGACGGTCCTGGGCAACGATTTCGAACGTGTTGTCTTTTCAGGTTTTCCCGCGCTCCGGCGACTCAAGGAGTCGCTTTTGGCAGAGGGCGCGTCCGTCGCGCTTCTGAGCGGCAGCGGCGCCTGTCTTTTTGGTTTGTTCCGCAGTCCGGAACAGGCGAAGAAGGCCGGCCAGCGCATCTCGGCGACACCGCCGCCGGGAATAGAACGCCTGGACATCCTCTGCATGTTGGAAGCATGA
- a CDS encoding ribose-phosphate diphosphokinase, producing the protein MTRDLKIITGSANPMLAQAICDHLGCRLTPTVTETFSDGEIRIEIRDNVRGDDVFIVQPTCAPVNYHLMQLCLILDALKRASAGRVTAVVPYYGYARQDRKVVPRAPISAKLVADFLTVAGMSRLITIDLHAGQIQGFFDLPVDNLYALPVFLEYLRKVEGDLVMVSPDAGGVERARAYAKRLGATLAIVDKRRDEPNKAKAMHVIGDVKGKMAVVLDDMIDTAGTMVSAADVLLENGAKEVMACATHPVLSGPAVERLCNSQFSKVIVTNTIPVEEKQKACNKLEVLSVAGLLAKSIHNIHTESSVSVLFV; encoded by the coding sequence ATGACTCGCGACCTCAAGATAATCACAGGCTCGGCCAACCCCATGCTGGCCCAAGCCATCTGCGACCACCTGGGCTGCCGGTTGACGCCCACTGTTACCGAAACCTTTTCCGACGGTGAGATTCGCATCGAAATCCGCGACAACGTTCGCGGCGACGATGTGTTTATCGTTCAGCCCACCTGCGCGCCGGTCAACTACCACCTCATGCAGCTCTGCCTCATCCTTGACGCGCTCAAGCGCGCCAGCGCAGGCCGCGTGACGGCGGTGGTGCCCTACTACGGCTACGCCCGGCAGGACCGCAAGGTCGTGCCCCGCGCGCCTATCAGCGCCAAGCTTGTGGCGGACTTCCTCACTGTCGCGGGCATGAGCCGGCTCATCACCATCGACCTGCACGCCGGCCAGATCCAGGGCTTCTTCGACCTGCCCGTGGACAACCTCTACGCCCTGCCGGTATTTCTGGAGTACCTCCGGAAGGTGGAAGGCGACCTGGTGATGGTCTCGCCGGACGCCGGCGGCGTGGAACGCGCCCGTGCCTACGCCAAACGCCTGGGCGCCACCCTGGCCATCGTAGACAAACGCCGCGACGAGCCCAACAAGGCCAAGGCCATGCACGTTATCGGCGATGTGAAGGGCAAGATGGCCGTTGTGCTGGACGACATGATCGACACCGCGGGCACCATGGTCTCCGCCGCCGACGTGCTGCTGGAGAACGGCGCCAAGGAAGTGATGGCCTGCGCCACCCACCCGGTGCTCTCCGGCCCGGCTGTGGAGCGGCTCTGCAACTCGCAGTTCTCCAAGGTCATCGTCACCAACACCATTCCGGTGGAGGAGAAGCAGAAGGCCTGCAACAAGCTCGAGGTTCTTTCCGTGGCCGGCTTGCTCGCCAAGTCCATCCACAACATCCATACGGAGTCGTCTGTCTCAGTTCTGTTTGTCTGA
- a CDS encoding 50S ribosomal protein L25 — protein sequence MAKKEYIVQVTAREELGKGYNRRLRAGGKVPGVFYNGKGENFAFTIDEAVLSKTLRDMGRTQVFSLKVESDGETKSMPAIIWQVEHHPYKKKVNHVDIYGIDPHKKLRVDVPIELQGTPPGRKEGGILEIFHDSVTVECLPMDIPHTIPIDVSGLEVGMHVHMEDLVFPENVEPFYEENFTILNMTAKRGLAATGETGGEEGEEAEAAEGEAAEAEAE from the coding sequence ATGGCCAAGAAGGAATACATCGTTCAGGTCACCGCGCGCGAGGAGCTGGGCAAGGGCTACAACCGCCGGCTGCGCGCCGGGGGCAAGGTCCCGGGCGTCTTCTATAACGGCAAGGGCGAAAACTTCGCCTTCACCATCGACGAAGCCGTTCTGAGCAAAACTCTGCGCGACATGGGCCGCACCCAGGTCTTCTCCCTGAAGGTGGAGTCGGACGGTGAGACCAAGTCCATGCCCGCCATCATCTGGCAGGTGGAGCACCATCCCTACAAGAAAAAGGTCAACCACGTGGACATCTACGGCATCGACCCGCACAAGAAGCTGCGTGTGGACGTGCCGATCGAGCTGCAGGGAACCCCTCCCGGACGCAAGGAAGGCGGCATTCTCGAGATCTTCCACGATTCCGTCACGGTGGAATGCCTGCCCATGGACATCCCGCACACCATTCCGATCGACGTCAGCGGGCTCGAGGTCGGCATGCACGTTCACATGGAGGACCTCGTGTTTCCCGAGAACGTGGAGCCCTTCTACGAGGAAAACTTCACCATCCTTAACATGACCGCCAAGCGCGGCCTTGCCGCCACCGGCGAGACCGGCGGCGAAGAAGGTGAAGAAGCAGAGGCCGCCGAAGGCGAAGCCGCCGAGGCCGAAGCCGAGTAG
- the pth gene encoding aminoacyl-tRNA hydrolase has protein sequence MSSFSMLLAGLGNPGPKYAATRHNFGFLLVDALREKLEGRASAGLAPVSAAKGKGDMWQARPVANKPAWLLLKPMTFMNLSGDAVAPVLRFYKMQPDQLLVIHDELDLPLGRMKMKFGGGNAGHNGLKSIAERLGTNDFHRLRLGVGRPLVGETADYVLSPFTAEELPTVSKILDAALKALVTFARFGSERATEQVNSFRIAS, from the coding sequence ATGTCCTCCTTCTCCATGCTCCTGGCCGGTCTCGGCAACCCCGGCCCCAAATACGCCGCCACCCGCCACAACTTCGGCTTCCTGCTGGTGGACGCCCTGAGGGAAAAGCTCGAAGGCAGAGCATCGGCCGGCCTGGCGCCGGTGAGCGCTGCCAAGGGAAAAGGCGACATGTGGCAGGCCAGACCGGTGGCCAACAAGCCGGCGTGGCTGCTGCTCAAGCCCATGACCTTCATGAACCTGAGCGGCGACGCCGTGGCGCCTGTGCTGCGGTTCTACAAGATGCAGCCCGACCAGCTTTTGGTGATTCACGATGAGCTGGATCTGCCACTGGGACGCATGAAGATGAAGTTCGGCGGCGGCAATGCCGGCCACAACGGCCTCAAGTCCATTGCCGAGCGTTTGGGCACCAACGATTTTCACCGCCTGCGCCTGGGCGTAGGCCGCCCGCTGGTCGGCGAAACGGCCGATTACGTGCTCTCCCCATTCACGGCGGAGGAGCTGCCGACAGTGTCCAAGATTCTGGACGCCGCCCTGAAGGCCCTGGTGACATTTGCGCGTTTCGGATCGGAGCGCGCCACCGAACAGGTAAACTCCTTCCGCATTGCTTCATAA
- a CDS encoding CarD family transcriptional regulator, with amino-acid sequence MFAQEQLVVYPAQGVGRVDRIETQEIGGCEAEYYIVRILSNNVTLMVPVENADNVGLRPLCSGNEGSAIIESLKDRSDFTGYSGQNWNRRYREYSEKLKSGDLTDVAYVLKELMLIGKEKELSFGERRLLEQAMGLLTMELAHALDKEPDDVKHDIEDLFQDVLQTEEKD; translated from the coding sequence GTGTTCGCACAGGAACAGCTTGTGGTCTATCCTGCCCAAGGAGTAGGCCGGGTTGATCGTATCGAGACTCAGGAAATTGGTGGATGCGAAGCCGAGTATTACATAGTGCGCATCCTTTCCAATAATGTGACGCTCATGGTCCCCGTGGAAAATGCCGACAACGTCGGCCTGCGTCCACTTTGCTCCGGCAACGAGGGTTCAGCCATCATCGAGTCCCTCAAGGACCGTTCCGATTTTACCGGCTACTCTGGACAAAACTGGAATCGCCGTTATCGTGAATACTCAGAGAAGCTCAAGAGCGGCGACCTCACCGATGTCGCCTACGTGCTCAAGGAGCTTATGCTCATCGGCAAGGAAAAAGAGCTGTCGTTCGGCGAACGCCGCCTTCTGGAACAGGCCATGGGATTACTGACCATGGAGCTGGCCCATGCTCTTGATAAAGAGCCGGATGACGTCAAGCATGACATCGAGGATCTCTTTCAGGATGTGCTTCAGACCGAGGAAAAGGACTAG
- the rho gene encoding transcription termination factor Rho, whose protein sequence is MNLSELKTKSMSELMALSKEFNVENASSMRKQELIFALLQSCASNNGAIYGEGVLEILPDGFGFLRSPMYSYMPGPDDIYVSPSQIRRFGLRKGDIISGQIRPPKEGERYFALLRVSEIGLDTPEKSKQLVLFDNLTPIYPNRQYSMESGKDNYSGRVIDLLSPIGCGQRGLIVAPPRTGKTMLLQSIANSINANHPDVYLIVLLIDERPEEVTDMERTVNAEVVSSTFDEPPQRHVQVVEMVLEKAKRLVERKRDVVILLDSITRLGRAYNAVAPSSGRVLSGGLDANALQRPKRFFGAARNIEEGGSLTIIATALIDTGSRMDEVIFEEFKGTGNMEIYLDRHLAEKRVFPAIDINRSGTRKEELLLKEDVLNRVWILRKVLAPMSSIDSMEFLLDKMRGTKNNREFLDIMNK, encoded by the coding sequence ATGAATCTCTCCGAGCTCAAAACCAAAAGCATGTCCGAGCTTATGGCGCTCTCCAAGGAGTTCAACGTCGAGAACGCTAGCTCCATGCGCAAACAAGAGCTCATCTTCGCCCTCCTGCAAAGCTGCGCCTCCAACAACGGCGCCATCTACGGCGAAGGCGTCCTGGAAATACTGCCGGATGGTTTCGGCTTCCTGCGGTCACCCATGTACAGTTACATGCCCGGGCCGGACGACATCTACGTCTCCCCATCGCAGATACGCCGATTCGGTCTACGCAAGGGCGACATCATCTCCGGCCAGATTCGACCGCCCAAGGAAGGCGAACGCTACTTCGCCCTGCTGCGAGTCAGCGAAATCGGCCTCGATACCCCGGAAAAGTCCAAGCAACTCGTTCTTTTCGACAACCTCACCCCCATCTACCCCAATCGCCAGTACTCAATGGAGAGCGGCAAGGACAACTACTCCGGCCGCGTCATCGACCTGCTCTCCCCCATCGGCTGCGGCCAGCGCGGCCTCATCGTCGCCCCGCCCCGCACCGGTAAGACCATGCTCCTCCAGAGCATCGCCAACTCCATCAACGCCAACCATCCCGATGTCTACCTCATCGTCCTGCTCATCGACGAGCGGCCCGAGGAGGTAACCGACATGGAGCGCACCGTGAACGCCGAGGTGGTCAGCTCCACCTTCGACGAGCCGCCACAGCGCCACGTCCAGGTCGTGGAGATGGTCCTCGAAAAGGCCAAACGCCTGGTCGAGCGCAAGCGCGACGTGGTCATCCTGCTCGACTCCATCACCCGTCTCGGCCGCGCCTACAACGCCGTGGCCCCCTCGTCCGGCCGCGTCCTCTCCGGCGGTCTGGACGCCAACGCCCTGCAGCGGCCCAAGCGCTTCTTCGGCGCCGCCCGCAACATCGAGGAAGGCGGCAGCCTGACCATCATCGCCACCGCGCTTATCGATACCGGCTCCCGCATGGACGAGGTCATCTTCGAGGAGTTCAAGGGCACCGGCAACATGGAGATCTATCTCGATCGTCACCTTGCCGAGAAACGCGTCTTCCCGGCCATCGACATCAACCGCTCCGGCACCCGCAAGGAAGAGCTGCTGCTCAAGGAGGACGTGCTCAACCGCGTCTGGATCCTGCGCAAGGTGCTCGCCCCCATGTCGTCCATCGACTCCATGGAGTTCCTCCTGGATAAGATGCGCGGCACCAAGAACAACCGCGAGTTCCTCGACATCATGAATAAGTAG